The DNA window TTGTAAGCCACAAAGGATTTTAGCTTATCGTAACTTGTCCAGCCCAGGTTCTAGTCTAATCCTGGCTCCTCTGGTTGTGACAGTATGATTCAGCATTGTTGTATAAATTGGAAAATTGAAGTTATCAAATATTTTGCGTCTCAATTCTATTTTAAGCAAAAGAAATCAAAAAGAAATTTAGGCATTATTTCGAGAAGCTGCATGCACTTGCACCTTCCTCATTTTTAGGCTTACTTGATTTATAACTTCTCACTTGGATACATAGGTGGTCAGGGCAGtacagaaacatgcatctttTCTGGTAGCTTTTGACTAAGAGTTCTTCAAGCATTGTAGTAAATTGAGTTGCTGGTTTGAGAGGAACTGTTTTGGTGGTCATCAAatatactgggcagtcattgtTAACATTTATCAATAGCGATACTTCCTGGATGGTCTAGGGGAGATGTCCTTGGGCTGGTGTGGATGAATTTTATTAGTAATATAGTTTTCTGATTACAAATATGCTTTTTTATGCTCTACATCCAATGTATGCTTAGCAAGGCTTTTCCACCAACCACATCTTCATCTAGCATCTAGTATCTGACTTGTTGGATATCTAAGCTAAATATTATAATGCGTGGTTCATATGTCCATCAATGAATTTCGCCATCTTTTTGAAACCAGAGAAATAGGGTCGGAACGAAGTTTGTGGTAACTTCTGATTTCCTATTTGGTACAGTCAATTACACTAAGCTTGCTGGAACTGTCACTTCACATGAGTGACCTCCCTAGGCAGCAGAATAATTCCCACTTTCCCTAAGCTTTACAGCAAACTTGATGACTGAATTGCATCTCTTTATGACCAATGCTTATGTACTGCCATTTTCCAGGATCATAATACAGATATCTTTTTTGTGCAAGTAATATAATATGATGGGTCTTGTTAGAAAGTTCCTTTGTTTCTTTCTATTTGCCCTTATCATGGGCAATAACATCTGGAAGACCGTAAAGGATTGTAGTTTGACTGTCCTATGTTGGTGCTTAGACATGGTTTAGATAATGCTGTGATAGTCAGTCTGCAAATGTTAATGATCAGTGCTAAGCTGTATATGCCTTTAGATGTGAAACAAAATTAGGTAGATCACACTGGATGTTTAAATTTCCCTAAATTCACATCAAGCTACTCAATGATCTGGCATGATTTTAGTTCCAGGGGAGTTTCGTCATTTTCTCTTATTTCAATTCTGAGATTTTCCTTTTGCAGTCCTTACACTGCTATACAATCAGTTGTTTGTTCCTCATGATCTATTAACTTAAAAAGGAGCTGTTTTATTTTCAGTGTCCGGAGCTATGACCTATGTGGGACGGTCTGGTTTTCTGTGAGAAGCATGTTGCAGTTTGTTCTGAGAAGCATGTTGCAGTTTGTTCTCACTTCTCAACAGCCATAGCTGAAGCGATTGGAATAGTTGCTTTTGCAGCTGTGGCTTGTCGAAGTTTCTGTCTGGACTTTTGGTTCTTCTGAGGCTGTAGATCATGAAACCCTTTTGAGGAGTAGATGTTAGACTGCGCCGGAGAAGCTCTATATGACCTGCAAACTGGGTCAATTTTTTGTTGTACATACATGGGAGTTCTCTGTTGTCCTGGCCCGCCTGAACTCTCTGAAGGTGGTATATGGATGTTTAAGAATGTAGACATAGACATGCGCTCCTTCTCTGCCTCCTGTACAGagttctttttttaaaaaaaaacatccTTTTTGTATGGTTCTCGTGTTGATCTGGGCAACCATGGTAACATTCAGTGTTGAGGTTGCAGGGGTGTTGCCATCGTTCGGCATCAAGCGTGTGACACTGCAGACAGGATCAGAAGATGGAATGCTGGTTTGAGCTCTAATGTGGTTATATTTCTCAAGCCAAACAAGAATCATAGTGCGACGATGATGGACAGCGTTATTTGGAACAAAACATCCCCTTTTGTGCACATTTCGTGATGGTGAAAGCATGTGCCCTATGTTGCACATTTGAATCTTTTGGTCTGGCTCTGCAATCTAtccatttaaatttaaattgaaGGCTTTAATCCAAAGTCACGTTCAATTCAATCTTCAATGAAAAAGCAGACAACGCTGTCACATGGCCAGAACGAGAACCAAAAAGAAAAGCCTGGTGAACGCCTCAACCAATATTTTGGCCCGTTCCGGCCCAACCCGAAACAAAAGAGCCCGTTAAGCCCACTGGATCCACTCCCCTCGGTCCCACTCCGCATCCATCCTGGCCGTCGATCCGCCGCCCTAGGGTTACTTCCACCAGTTCACACTCCCAACTATAAAGCGCTCCCCGctacgccgccgccacctctgaGGAGAAACCCTACCCCGCGCAGCCGCAgcccgtcgtcgccgccgcttcCTCGAACTCCGGCGCTTGCCCGAGCCCCGCCAGCCGCTgccgccatggtaagcttcgcCCACCTTCGCGGCCGCATTGAGCCGCCACGGGCCGGTGGTTTCGTCTGACGCGCGGGTGGGGTTGGTTTTTGCAGTCGCTGATCGCGGGGGAGGACTTCCAGCACATCCTGCGTCTGCTCAACACCAACGTGGATGGCAAGCAGAAGATCATGTTCGCGCTCACCTCCATCAAGGGTGTCGGCCGCCGCTTCTCCAACATCGTCTGCAAGAAGGCCGACATCGACATGAACAAGCGGTGAGTTTCTAAATGGCTTTTAGCGTTGGTTCATGTAGTGTAAGCCTTTTGGATCATGGCGGTAATCGGGTGCTGTGGGTGATTAGTAATTGATTTTTGGGTGGTTCGTCGGGAGTTGGGGGAAGATCGCCCCCATTTATTCATCGGTTCGAGAGGGCTAGGGGAGCAGCTGCAGCTTGATAGGTTCGAGCATCCGTTTTCTGGGCAAGAATTTGAGTTTAGTGGCTAGTCTTTTTTTGGATGCTAGGCCTTCGATAATGAGGTTGTCTAGATCCTGCTTGATGAGTAATAAACGATGAATGATTGGTGCTATGTGATGGATTTAATGTTCGCTGATTGTAAGATGGATTTACATTGGCTGATGATTCAGTGTTAAACGATAATTTCCCTGTTCGAGCTTGTCTTATTTTTTACCTGTAAATTGCTAGTTTAGCACACTGGCAACTGCTGTACTTGGAAGGGTAGGTCGTGGTGGAGTAGTAGTAAAAGCAGTTCGTTTATAACTTGACAAGTAAATTCCCTGCTAACTGTATCAGAACTGTCATACATGCATCAGCAATGCTTTCATTGTAAGTACTTAAAGTTTTTCATGCTTAGCTGTACAATCTCAACACACTGGAACTATTGTGTTGATCAGTAACTTGTCAAAAATGTTTGTTTGCATTCACTTATGTTCAATGAAGAAACATGACCAAGAAATTATTCAACATGTTTTGATATCGCTAATTTTGGTTTGGTTTGCTTTCTGGTCTAGTTGGGCGAAATGTTATTTTGCCTGTGGAATTTGAATATGAAGATTAATTGAAAAATTGTAATGATAGTAACAGTTTTCACCTTCTTCCTTGTTTCTATAGGTTACTGGCTCTGTTAATTTAAGAAATTGTGGCTAGATAATAGGGTCAATTTGGTTTCTCCTCAGGAGCAATCTTGACAACAGGGGAGAAATGTACATATTGTTCATAAGTTGTAGTCATCTGAAGCTCTGTGGATCCTTAATTAGCATTTCTGAATGCTACTTGAGAAAATGAAGTGACCACTGGATAACGTATTTAAAGAACTCCTGCCATTTAAAACATAACCAATGCAGAAGCTTTATCATTTTGCAATGTTTGCTCATGTTTTTTTAAGTTGGAGATTGGTTTATTGCAGACTCCCCCACTACTTTTTCCATGTGCCACATTGCATGAAGTTGAGCTCTGACAATTATGTTTTTGTGCAGGGCTGGTGAGCTGACCCCAGATGAGCTTGAGCGCCTCATGACTGTGGTTGCCAACCCTCGCCAGTTCAAGGTCCCTGACTGGTTCCTCAACAGGAAGAAGGACTATAAGGATGGTAGGTTCTCCCAGGTTGTTTCCAATGCCCTCGACATGAAGCTCAGGGATGACCTTGAGAGGCTGAAGAAGATCAGGTCAGTCTCTTGGAACATCTTGGTGTATGTTCTTGCATTGCATTCACACAGATTCATCGTCACGGCATTGTCGGAAATTCTATCTTCATTTTTGTTCTACATTACTTGCTGATGATGCGGTTAATAATTGTACCTAGTCAGTGCAATTGTGATGATTGCCTATAAATGCATTTGTGTACGAATCTTCCAGCTGCTCTTTGCACAGAATATGCCCATATGTAATTTATATACATACCTCAGTTCTGTTGCAGCTTTCATTATATGATGACTGTCTTGTAACAAAACCCTTGTGCTATCCAGGAACCACCGTGGTCTGCGTCACTACTGGGGTCTGCGTGTCCGTGGCCAGCACACCAAGACCACCGGAAGGCGTGGAAAGACTGTTGGTGTGTCGAAGAAGAGATAAGCCTCGATAAGCCCCATGTCAAGGCGCTTGTGTCCTGAGTACGCAAACCTTTGCTCGGTGTTTTGCTGGAGAGGAAATGTTTATCTCTAGGATAGATGGTGAGCTGTTTGGGTTCTTGAATACTTGTAGCGACTCCTTTGGTTCCTGTGTTGGAAACACGGATTGAATTTCGGTGTTCTGTGAAAAACGGTGAAGTTTTGCCTGTTTGGAAGATGCTATGTCCTTTCGGTCTGTTTGGAAATGATTGATGAGCAGCTGTTTCGACCCGTGCTCCAAATTGCTAGTTCAGTGGATGCTGAACCTGCCTAATAGTTTTAGTTTTGTGATTGAAAAACGCAAGAGCTCAGACCTAAAGCTTGTGTTTGTAAACCTTTCCCGATCTTAAGCCCTCAACATCAACGAACACTGTTGCAAGTTGCAACGCCTGTCGCCAAATCCCTGCATAGTTTGCTGGTACCACAcgagctgctctgctcctctctCTTGGCTGACTCTGTTTTCGCCTTTCTGCTCGTCCTGAGCTTTGGTGCCGTTTGTTCCTGAGCTGCTTCTCGCTTGTTTCACGCGCTGGTGCCTCGTAGGGAGGAACCTAACATATAGATGTCGGTGTACCTGCCTGCCGGTGGTTGCCGTGGAGCTGCTTCTAGGCCCCGTGCATCGCCGCTCCTCGGGCGGCATCCACGACCACGCCTCTCTGACGAGGAAGGCACGTCGCCGTCTCAGGGCTGTAGGGTGCCGACGGCAGCATCTCCGAGGAAAGCTTGATGTCTGCGTTCATGGTTGCCTTGGACAAAGCTTGATGCCTTCCTACCCAGTACCTACATTTGGGTTGGGGCAGGCTACTTGCGTGCTGCTAGTGGTAGAAGCTAGCTTGGTTCGTTCTGCATCTGGGATTTGCTAATAATTCTGATTTCTGAAAACTGAAAGGGATCAGCACTGCAGAAAGGGAATTGTGCGTCAGTTGTTGTATTCCGATTTCGTCGTGCAGGTTGCAGGAGAGCAGCATTTCAATTTTTTGTTACTTGGCGGAAGCTACAAGGATATGCACCGTCGTTATAAATTGCTGAGTTACAGAAAAGCCATGGTTTACTGCTTGTTAACCATGCAGCTGTAGATCGTTCAGGTGTGTATTTCGGGGGCAAAAATTGACAAGATATTTTTCTCCTTGTGACCTTGTTGATCCGCATGAATTTAGTGTCTCAACTGAAGAGCTTCGAGGTAATCTGCAGGGAGCAAGTAACTTCGAATGTGGCGACACGCCACTGCCACATTCGATGGGTTAGTTGCTGGTTGTAGATCGCGTTGGAAAATTTATGATAATGAACTGTTTGCAAGTCAAGTGATCATTCTATGGGGCTCCACATCATGGAACTTTAGTCTGAATGCCTGAAACTGTGCGGGTCGCGTACAAGCTGATGGTCCGGGGCGTGTCTGCAGCTCATGGTGTTCTTCACCGGCATGTTCACGGCCGGCCTATTTCCTCGTCCGGGAAgcggagcagcagcagccggcgcAGACGACGGAAGTGAAGGGTTAGCTGGCTAAGCTGTCCTGACGCTCCACGAATCATCAGCACGGTCACCACCAATCGACTCGTGTCACCAAAAAGTCAGCCAGCTGCGTGCGTCGACTGGAGTGGACAACTAACACTGTCACCTACAATAAGCAACAAGGGAGAGCAGGAGAGTGACGGCCAGGGCAGTCAAAAAAGACTGGTGGAAGATTGATGGGTTGCCATGCCAGGTCGGTCACCGGTGA is part of the Panicum hallii strain FIL2 chromosome 2, PHallii_v3.1, whole genome shotgun sequence genome and encodes:
- the LOC112879411 gene encoding 40S ribosomal protein S18-like, with amino-acid sequence MSLIAGEDFQHILRLLNTNVDGKQKIMFALTSIKGVGRRFSNIVCKKADIDMNKRAGELTPDELERLMTVVANPRQFKVPDWFLNRKKDYKDGRFSQVVSNALDMKLRDDLERLKKIRNHRGLRHYWGLRVRGQHTKTTGRRGKTVGVSKKR